A genomic stretch from Falco naumanni isolate bFalNau1 chromosome 4, bFalNau1.pat, whole genome shotgun sequence includes:
- the LOC121088100 gene encoding cellular nucleic acid-binding protein isoform X2 — protein sequence MSSNECFKCGRTGHWARECPTGIGRGRGMRSRGRAGFQFMSSSLPDICYRCGESGHLAKDCDLQEDACYNCGRGGHIAKDCKEPKREREQCCYNCGKPGHLARDCDHADEQKCYSCGEFGHIQKDCTKVKCYRCGETGHVAINCSKTSEVNCYRCGESGHLARECTIEATA from the exons ATGAGCAGCAACGAGTGCTTCAAGTGTGGACGTACTGGCCACTGGGCTCGGGAGTGCCCTACTGGAATTGGCCGTGGTCGTGGGATGAGAAGCCGTGGCAGAG CAGGCTTCCAGTTCATGTCTTCATCTCTCCCGGACATCTGTTACCGCTGTGGTGAGTCTGGCCACCTTGCCAAGGACTGTGATCTTCAGGAGGATG CCTGCTATAACTGCGGTAGAGGTGGCCATATTGCGAAGGACTGCAAGGAACCcaagagggagagagagcagTGCTGCTACAACTGTGGCAAACCTGGCCACCTGGCTCGTGACTGTGACCATGCAGATGAGCAGAAGTGCTATTCTTGTGGAGAGTTTGGACACATTCAAAAAGACTGCACCAAAGTGAAATGCTATAG GTGTGGTGAAACTGGCCATGTAGCCATCAACTGCAGCAAGACCAGTGAAGTCAACTGCTATCGCTGCGGCGAGTCAGGGCACCTTGCACGAGAATGCACAATTGAAGCTACAGcctaa
- the LOC121088100 gene encoding cellular nucleic acid-binding protein isoform X1, protein MSSNECFKCGRTGHWARECPTGIGRGRGMRSRGRAGFQFMSSSLPDICYRCGESGHLAKDCDLQEDEACYNCGRGGHIAKDCKEPKREREQCCYNCGKPGHLARDCDHADEQKCYSCGEFGHIQKDCTKVKCYRCGETGHVAINCSKTSEVNCYRCGESGHLARECTIEATA, encoded by the exons ATGAGCAGCAACGAGTGCTTCAAGTGTGGACGTACTGGCCACTGGGCTCGGGAGTGCCCTACTGGAATTGGCCGTGGTCGTGGGATGAGAAGCCGTGGCAGAG CAGGCTTCCAGTTCATGTCTTCATCTCTCCCGGACATCTGTTACCGCTGTGGTGAGTCTGGCCACCTTGCCAAGGACTGTGATCTTCAGGAGGATG AAGCCTGCTATAACTGCGGTAGAGGTGGCCATATTGCGAAGGACTGCAAGGAACCcaagagggagagagagcagTGCTGCTACAACTGTGGCAAACCTGGCCACCTGGCTCGTGACTGTGACCATGCAGATGAGCAGAAGTGCTATTCTTGTGGAGAGTTTGGACACATTCAAAAAGACTGCACCAAAGTGAAATGCTATAG GTGTGGTGAAACTGGCCATGTAGCCATCAACTGCAGCAAGACCAGTGAAGTCAACTGCTATCGCTGCGGCGAGTCAGGGCACCTTGCACGAGAATGCACAATTGAAGCTACAGcctaa
- the LOC121088100 gene encoding cellular nucleic acid-binding protein isoform X3, which yields MSSNECFKCGRTGHWARECPTGIGRGRGMRSRGRGFQFMSSSLPDICYRCGESGHLAKDCDLQEDEACYNCGRGGHIAKDCKEPKREREQCCYNCGKPGHLARDCDHADEQKCYSCGEFGHIQKDCTKVKCYRCGETGHVAINCSKTSEVNCYRCGESGHLARECTIEATA from the exons ATGAGCAGCAACGAGTGCTTCAAGTGTGGACGTACTGGCCACTGGGCTCGGGAGTGCCCTACTGGAATTGGCCGTGGTCGTGGGATGAGAAGCCGTGGCAGAG GCTTCCAGTTCATGTCTTCATCTCTCCCGGACATCTGTTACCGCTGTGGTGAGTCTGGCCACCTTGCCAAGGACTGTGATCTTCAGGAGGATG AAGCCTGCTATAACTGCGGTAGAGGTGGCCATATTGCGAAGGACTGCAAGGAACCcaagagggagagagagcagTGCTGCTACAACTGTGGCAAACCTGGCCACCTGGCTCGTGACTGTGACCATGCAGATGAGCAGAAGTGCTATTCTTGTGGAGAGTTTGGACACATTCAAAAAGACTGCACCAAAGTGAAATGCTATAG GTGTGGTGAAACTGGCCATGTAGCCATCAACTGCAGCAAGACCAGTGAAGTCAACTGCTATCGCTGCGGCGAGTCAGGGCACCTTGCACGAGAATGCACAATTGAAGCTACAGcctaa
- the LOC121088100 gene encoding cellular nucleic acid-binding protein isoform X4, with product MSSNECFKCGRTGHWARECPTGIGRGRGMRSRGRGFQFMSSSLPDICYRCGESGHLAKDCDLQEDACYNCGRGGHIAKDCKEPKREREQCCYNCGKPGHLARDCDHADEQKCYSCGEFGHIQKDCTKVKCYRCGETGHVAINCSKTSEVNCYRCGESGHLARECTIEATA from the exons ATGAGCAGCAACGAGTGCTTCAAGTGTGGACGTACTGGCCACTGGGCTCGGGAGTGCCCTACTGGAATTGGCCGTGGTCGTGGGATGAGAAGCCGTGGCAGAG GCTTCCAGTTCATGTCTTCATCTCTCCCGGACATCTGTTACCGCTGTGGTGAGTCTGGCCACCTTGCCAAGGACTGTGATCTTCAGGAGGATG CCTGCTATAACTGCGGTAGAGGTGGCCATATTGCGAAGGACTGCAAGGAACCcaagagggagagagagcagTGCTGCTACAACTGTGGCAAACCTGGCCACCTGGCTCGTGACTGTGACCATGCAGATGAGCAGAAGTGCTATTCTTGTGGAGAGTTTGGACACATTCAAAAAGACTGCACCAAAGTGAAATGCTATAG GTGTGGTGAAACTGGCCATGTAGCCATCAACTGCAGCAAGACCAGTGAAGTCAACTGCTATCGCTGCGGCGAGTCAGGGCACCTTGCACGAGAATGCACAATTGAAGCTACAGcctaa